A window of the Bacteroides thetaiotaomicron VPI-5482 genome harbors these coding sequences:
- a CDS encoding ABC transporter ATP-binding protein, translated as MIKTEKLSMLFTTEEVQTKALNEVTLHVEQGEFVAIMGPSGCGKSTLLNILGTLDSPTSGSYFFEGKQVDKMNENQLTALRKNNLGFIFQSFNLIDELTVYENVELPLVYMGIKTAQRKEKVNKVLEKVNLLHRANHYPQQLSGGQQQRVAIARAVVTDCKLLLADEPTGNLDSVNGVEVMELLSELNRQGTTIIIVTHSQRDATYAHRIIRLLDGQIVSENINRPLEKSTSSKNEAV; from the coding sequence ATGATTAAAACAGAAAAACTGTCTATGCTTTTCACTACGGAAGAGGTGCAGACGAAAGCATTGAACGAAGTCACCTTACACGTAGAACAAGGAGAATTTGTTGCTATAATGGGACCTTCCGGATGCGGCAAGTCAACGTTGCTGAATATTCTGGGCACGTTGGATTCTCCCACTTCCGGCTCTTATTTCTTTGAAGGGAAACAGGTGGATAAAATGAACGAGAACCAGCTGACTGCCCTTCGGAAGAATAATCTGGGCTTTATCTTCCAGAGTTTCAACCTGATTGACGAACTGACGGTATACGAAAATGTGGAACTCCCGCTTGTCTATATGGGGATTAAGACTGCCCAACGCAAAGAGAAAGTGAACAAAGTGCTGGAGAAAGTAAATCTGCTACATCGTGCCAACCATTATCCTCAACAGTTGTCGGGCGGACAACAGCAACGTGTGGCCATTGCCCGTGCGGTAGTGACGGACTGTAAGTTGTTGCTGGCTGACGAACCGACCGGAAATCTGGATTCGGTGAATGGCGTGGAAGTGATGGAGCTGTTGAGCGAACTGAACCGCCAGGGGACTACGATTATCATTGTCACCCACTCTCAAAGGGATGCGACGTATGCGCATCGGATTATCCGGTTGTTGGACGGACAGATTGTATCCGAAAACATCAACCGTCCGTTAGAAAAAAGTACGTCCTCTAAAAACGAAGCTGTATGA
- a CDS encoding efflux RND transporter periplasmic adaptor subunit: MDTPVERKPGINRKHLYTIGGVALGIAVILYFIFRDTASSMTVEKDRLTIATVKQAEFNDYIRVIGQVMPSRIIYMDAIEGGRVEERLKEEGAMVKAGDVILRLSNPLLNIGIMQSEADLAYQENELRNTRISMEQERLQLKQERIGLNKELTLKKRRYEQYRRLVEEQLIAREDFRQAEEEYEAAKEQLAVIDERIRQDNIFRESQISSLDENIRNMKRSLTLVRERLENLKIKAPIDGQVGNLNAQVGQSISAGEHIGQIITPDLKVQAQIDEHYVERVLPGLPADFTRDGGTYKLEVTKPYPEVKEGQFRTDLAFISERPENIRAGQTYHINLQLGDPAQAILVPRGGFFQITGGRWMYIVDESGKFATRRPVKIGRQNPQYYEVTEGLSSGEKVIISGYELFGDNEKLILK; the protein is encoded by the coding sequence ATGGATACACCTGTTGAACGCAAACCCGGCATAAATCGCAAACACCTTTATACGATCGGTGGTGTGGCGCTGGGAATCGCTGTCATTTTATATTTTATTTTTAGAGATACGGCTTCCTCCATGACAGTTGAGAAAGACCGTCTCACGATTGCTACCGTCAAGCAAGCGGAGTTCAATGATTATATCCGTGTGATCGGGCAAGTGATGCCCAGCCGGATTATCTATATGGATGCCATAGAAGGCGGTCGTGTGGAAGAACGTTTGAAAGAAGAAGGAGCTATGGTGAAAGCGGGCGATGTGATTCTGCGTCTCAGCAACCCGTTGCTGAATATCGGAATCATGCAGAGTGAGGCAGACCTTGCCTATCAGGAAAATGAATTGCGCAATACCCGCATCAGTATGGAGCAGGAGCGTCTGCAACTGAAACAGGAACGCATAGGCTTGAATAAAGAACTTACATTGAAAAAACGCCGTTATGAACAATACAGACGTTTGGTGGAGGAGCAACTGATTGCCCGCGAGGATTTTCGTCAGGCAGAGGAGGAGTATGAAGCTGCCAAAGAACAACTGGCGGTCATTGACGAACGTATCCGTCAGGATAATATTTTCCGTGAAAGCCAGATCAGCAGTCTGGACGAGAACATACGCAACATGAAACGCAGTCTTACGTTGGTCCGTGAGCGCTTGGAAAACCTGAAGATTAAAGCTCCGATTGACGGACAGGTAGGAAACTTGAATGCGCAGGTCGGACAGTCCATTTCCGCAGGAGAACATATCGGCCAGATTATTACTCCGGACCTCAAAGTACAGGCACAGATAGACGAGCATTATGTGGAGCGTGTACTTCCCGGACTTCCTGCCGACTTTACCCGTGACGGAGGAACCTATAAACTGGAAGTAACCAAACCTTATCCGGAAGTGAAAGAAGGGCAGTTCCGTACTGACCTGGCTTTCATTTCGGAGCGGCCGGAGAATATACGTGCCGGACAAACTTATCATATCAACCTTCAGTTAGGAGACCCGGCACAAGCGATCCTTGTTCCCCGTGGCGGATTCTTTCAAATTACCGGAGGGCGGTGGATGTATATTGTCGATGAAAGTGGTAAATTTGCCACGCGGCGTCCTGTGAAGATCGGGCGCCAGAATCCACAGTATTATGAGGTGACGGAAGGTTTGTCTTCGGGTGAGAAAGTAATCATATCCGGTTATGAGTTGTTCGGAGACAATGAGAAACTAATACTAAAATAA
- a CDS encoding TolC family protein, with amino-acid sequence MKNFFFLSLFLLPHFVQAQSGMTLDECIRLAWKQNPSVRNSVIDIKEARADYMAAVGAFLPRAAVNAETGKRFGRSIDPDTNGYTNETFEEGTVGLDMTLSLFEGFSRIHQVRFRKMNKERSEWALKNRQNELAYQVTDAYYKLILERKLLNLALEQSRLSERYLKQTEAFVELGLKSASDLQEVKARREGDIYRYKSRENTCRLALLHLEQLMNFQPGDTLVIQDTIVEANQLPLLSVPSTETLYAQSLEILPVMRMIDLKRKAARKEYAMAGGTFSPSVYARFTVGSNFYNTVFSARQLRDNIGKYVGIGISFPLLSGLERLTHQRKQKLNLYRLKNEEELEKQQLYTDIEQTLLSLHAGFSEHQQALQQLEAEALVLKESERKWEEGLISVFQLMEARNRFISAKAELVRVRLQVEMMRKLEKYYREGTFL; translated from the coding sequence ATGAAAAACTTTTTCTTTTTGTCCTTATTCTTATTGCCGCATTTTGTGCAGGCCCAGTCCGGCATGACTTTGGATGAGTGCATTCGTCTGGCATGGAAGCAGAATCCTTCTGTGCGGAACAGTGTGATAGATATAAAGGAGGCACGGGCAGATTATATGGCTGCTGTCGGTGCTTTTCTTCCCCGTGCAGCGGTTAATGCAGAAACAGGGAAACGCTTCGGGCGTTCTATCGATCCGGATACGAACGGATATACCAACGAAACTTTTGAAGAAGGGACTGTGGGGCTTGATATGACTCTTTCTCTTTTTGAAGGCTTTTCACGCATTCATCAGGTACGCTTCCGGAAGATGAATAAGGAACGTAGCGAATGGGCATTGAAAAATAGGCAGAATGAACTGGCATATCAAGTGACGGATGCTTATTATAAACTGATTCTGGAGAGAAAACTGCTGAATCTTGCTTTAGAACAAAGCCGGTTGAGTGAGCGGTATCTGAAACAAACCGAAGCCTTTGTTGAGTTGGGATTGAAATCCGCTTCCGATTTGCAGGAAGTCAAGGCCCGCAGAGAAGGGGATATCTATCGTTATAAATCTCGTGAGAATACTTGCCGGTTGGCCTTATTGCATCTGGAACAGCTAATGAATTTCCAACCCGGTGATACACTCGTTATTCAGGATACTATTGTGGAAGCGAATCAGTTGCCCTTGCTTTCTGTTCCGTCTACGGAAACACTTTATGCCCAATCACTGGAAATACTTCCCGTCATGCGTATGATTGATTTGAAACGAAAGGCTGCCCGTAAAGAGTATGCGATGGCTGGCGGAACTTTTTCTCCTTCTGTCTATGCCCGCTTTACGGTTGGTTCCAATTTTTACAATACAGTTTTTTCTGCCAGACAGTTGCGGGACAATATAGGAAAATATGTCGGCATCGGTATTTCGTTTCCTTTGCTGAGCGGATTGGAACGTCTGACTCATCAACGGAAGCAGAAACTAAACCTGTATCGCTTGAAGAATGAAGAAGAACTGGAAAAGCAACAGCTATATACCGATATAGAGCAAACACTTCTTTCCCTACATGCCGGATTTAGTGAACATCAACAGGCATTGCAACAGCTTGAAGCAGAAGCTCTCGTACTGAAAGAGTCTGAACGTAAATGGGAGGAAGGGCTCATTTCCGTCTTTCAGCTGATGGAAGCCCGTAACCGTTTTATCTCCGCCAAGGCAGAACTGGTTCGTGTACGCCTGCAAGTGGAAATGATGAGGAAACTGGAGAAATACTATCGGGAGGGGACTTTCCTGTAA